A single region of the Hyalangium gracile genome encodes:
- the dnaB gene encoding replicative DNA helicase: protein MSNVLDGSEGRKVLEDLAAERAVLGAVLADNTLIANVGEVVHPDDFSSPQHGAIFAAMLKLDATQRQVDHLTLAEELKVLGNLAAVGGPAYLMTLDQGVPFTHNAVQYAQIVRDQALRRRLAKVGREIMEMASQESGDVEVVLDESERKLFNLAEKRREGDLRPVSELMEQTLELLDKMKASSSGVTGLSTGYIDLDNQLTGLHAGELIILAARPGIGKTSLAMNIAMHAALEEDPKAVAIFSLEMPADQLLMRLLASSARVDMKKLRGGRLTQNDEEKFQEMAGKLYNAPIYIDDTGGLSPFDLRAKARRLKQKDPRLSLIVIDYLQLMHQKGKVESRQLEVSEISRSLKQLAKELEVPIIALSQLNRKVEERKGGKPMLSDLRESGSIEQDADVVMFIHREEEEGGDGEEAAKSRSAIPVELVIAKQRNGPVGSIELVFLAEFTRFESRARGDFQ from the coding sequence ATGTCGAACGTGCTCGATGGTAGTGAAGGGCGGAAGGTCCTCGAGGACCTGGCCGCGGAGCGTGCGGTGCTCGGCGCCGTGCTGGCGGACAACACCCTCATCGCCAACGTGGGCGAGGTGGTCCACCCCGACGACTTCTCCAGCCCGCAGCACGGCGCGATCTTCGCCGCGATGCTCAAGCTGGACGCCACCCAGCGGCAGGTGGACCACCTGACGCTCGCGGAGGAGCTGAAGGTGCTGGGGAACCTGGCCGCGGTGGGCGGGCCGGCGTACCTGATGACGCTGGACCAGGGCGTCCCCTTCACCCACAACGCGGTGCAGTACGCGCAGATCGTCCGGGATCAGGCGCTCCGGCGGCGGCTGGCGAAGGTCGGCCGCGAGATCATGGAGATGGCCAGCCAGGAGTCGGGCGACGTCGAGGTGGTGCTCGACGAGTCCGAGCGCAAGCTCTTCAACCTGGCCGAGAAGCGGCGCGAGGGCGATCTCCGCCCTGTCAGCGAGCTGATGGAGCAGACGCTCGAGCTGCTCGACAAGATGAAGGCCTCGTCCTCGGGCGTGACGGGCCTGTCCACCGGCTACATCGATCTGGACAACCAGCTCACGGGCCTGCACGCCGGCGAGCTCATCATCCTCGCGGCGCGCCCCGGCATCGGCAAGACGTCGCTGGCGATGAACATCGCGATGCACGCGGCGCTGGAGGAGGACCCCAAGGCGGTGGCCATCTTCAGCCTGGAAATGCCCGCCGACCAGCTGCTGATGCGTCTGCTGGCCTCCAGCGCGCGCGTGGACATGAAGAAGCTGCGCGGCGGCCGGCTCACCCAGAACGACGAGGAGAAGTTCCAGGAGATGGCGGGCAAGCTCTACAACGCCCCCATCTACATCGACGACACGGGCGGCCTGTCACCGTTCGACCTGCGCGCCAAGGCGCGGCGGCTCAAGCAGAAGGATCCGCGGCTGTCGCTGATCGTGATCGACTACCTCCAGCTGATGCACCAGAAGGGCAAGGTGGAGAGCCGCCAGCTGGAAGTCAGCGAGATCTCCCGCTCGCTCAAGCAGCTGGCCAAGGAGCTGGAGGTGCCCATCATCGCCCTGAGCCAGCTCAACCGTAAGGTGGAGGAGCGCAAGGGCGGCAAGCCGATGCTCAGCGACTTGCGCGAGTCCGGCTCCATCGAGCAGGACGCGGACGTGGTGATGTTCATCCACCGCGAGGAGGAGGAAGGGGGCGATGGCGAGGAGGCCGCCAAGTCCCGCAGCGCCATCCCCGTGGAGCTCGTCATCGCCAAGCAGCGTAACGGCCCGGTGGGCTCGATCGAGCTGGTGTTCCTCGCGGAGTTCACCCGCTTCGAGAGCCGCGCCCGGGGCGACTTCCAGTAA
- the rplI gene encoding 50S ribosomal protein L9: MKVILREDIDGLGKSGELVTVKDGFGRNYLLPRKKAVLANEQNIRQLEHEKGVISARNAKLKGAAEELAKKIGSVKVSIKRKVGEQDKLFGSVTALDIAEALAAQGQQVDRRGIHLPEPIKTVGNHEVELRLHRDVVAKIKVDVIPE; this comes from the coding sequence ATGAAGGTCATTCTTCGTGAAGACATCGACGGCCTCGGCAAGTCCGGGGAGCTCGTCACCGTCAAGGACGGCTTCGGGCGCAACTACCTGCTGCCCCGCAAGAAGGCGGTGCTCGCCAACGAGCAGAACATCCGCCAGCTGGAGCACGAGAAGGGCGTCATCTCCGCGCGCAACGCCAAGCTGAAGGGCGCCGCCGAGGAGCTGGCCAAGAAGATCGGCTCCGTCAAGGTGAGCATCAAGCGCAAGGTGGGCGAGCAGGACAAGCTGTTCGGCTCCGTCACCGCGCTGGACATCGCCGAGGCGCTGGCCGCCCAGGGCCAGCAGGTGGACCGCCGCGGCATCCACCTGCCCGAGCCCATCAAGACGGTGGGCAACCACGAGGTGGAGCTGCGGCTGCACCGCGACGTGGTGGCGAAGATCAAGGTGGACGTCATCCCCGAGTAA
- the rpsR gene encoding 30S ribosomal protein S18 — translation MNGTDNKTTSAAPTRSGGGGGGRGFGGGDRGGFGGDRGGDRDRGGDRGDRGGGMDDDKRGGRGFGRKKVCRFCAEKNTKVDFKDQATLKYFVTERGKIIPRRISGNCAKHQREVAVAIKRARGLALLPYNAMVG, via the coding sequence ATGAACGGTACGGATAACAAGACGACTTCCGCGGCTCCCACGCGCTCCGGCGGTGGTGGTGGCGGCCGCGGCTTCGGCGGCGGCGATCGCGGTGGCTTCGGTGGTGATCGCGGCGGTGATCGGGATCGCGGTGGCGATCGCGGCGACCGCGGCGGCGGCATGGATGACGACAAGCGCGGCGGGCGCGGCTTCGGCCGCAAGAAGGTCTGCCGCTTCTGCGCCGAGAAGAACACCAAGGTGGACTTCAAGGACCAGGCGACGCTGAAGTACTTCGTCACCGAGCGCGGCAAGATCATCCCCCGCCGCATCTCCGGCAACTGCGCCAAGCACCAGCGCGAGGTGGCGGTGGCCATCAAGCGCGCCCGCGGCCTGGCGCTCCTCCCCTACAACGCCATGGTGGGCTAG
- the rpsF gene encoding 30S ribosomal protein S6 — protein sequence MAETQAAVRLREYETIFLVKPDLTDDNVDRLKERVRGIVSREGGKVIRFTVWGKKKTLYPIAKQPRAIYVHTHYLGNSKLVAEVERNLRNLDEVTRYLSVKLADEVDPESRPVLEDVKMAGDVEETRPGAPEREASFRGEPVDEAGEAEEEGTEEA from the coding sequence ATGGCTGAGACACAGGCCGCGGTGCGGCTTCGTGAGTACGAGACCATCTTCCTGGTCAAGCCCGACCTGACCGACGACAACGTGGACCGCCTCAAGGAGCGCGTCCGCGGCATCGTCAGCCGCGAGGGTGGCAAGGTCATCCGCTTCACGGTGTGGGGCAAGAAGAAGACGCTGTACCCCATCGCCAAGCAGCCCCGCGCCATCTACGTCCACACCCACTACCTGGGCAACTCCAAGCTGGTGGCCGAGGTGGAGCGCAACCTGCGCAACCTGGACGAGGTGACGCGCTACCTGTCCGTGAAGCTGGCGGACGAGGTGGACCCCGAGTCCCGGCCGGTGCTCGAGGACGTGAAGATGGCGGGCGACGTCGAGGAGACCCGTCCGGGCGCTCCCGAGCGCGAGGCCTCCTTCCGCGGCGAGCCGGTGGACGAGGCTGGCGAGGCGGAGGAGGAGGGCACCGAGGAGGCCTAA
- the pth gene encoding aminoacyl-tRNA hydrolase produces the protein MKLICGLGNPGREYERHRHNIGFMVVEALLPRARAELNQEKFQARVGQGSLGSERILFVEPQTYMNLSGRSLAEAARFYKVAVEDILVIHDELDLPFGRLQLKAGGGTGGHNGLKSSVQSLGADGFIRLRFGIGKPEGPNAKERVAGYVLSGFDDGERRQLEEFIGRAADMAETWAREGLATAMNRFNRKA, from the coding sequence ATGAAGCTCATCTGCGGGCTGGGCAACCCGGGGCGCGAGTACGAGCGGCACCGGCACAACATCGGGTTCATGGTGGTGGAGGCGCTGCTCCCCCGAGCCCGGGCGGAGCTGAACCAGGAGAAGTTCCAGGCCAGGGTGGGCCAGGGCTCCCTGGGCAGCGAGCGCATCCTCTTCGTGGAGCCGCAGACGTACATGAACCTGTCCGGCCGCTCGCTGGCCGAGGCCGCGCGCTTCTACAAGGTGGCCGTGGAGGACATCCTCGTCATCCACGACGAGCTGGACCTGCCCTTTGGCCGGCTGCAGCTCAAGGCGGGCGGAGGCACCGGCGGGCACAACGGGCTGAAGAGTTCCGTGCAGAGCCTGGGGGCGGACGGCTTCATCCGCCTGCGCTTCGGCATCGGCAAGCCGGAGGGCCCCAACGCCAAGGAGCGCGTGGCCGGCTACGTGCTCTCCGGCTTCGATGACGGGGAGCGGCGCCAGCTCGAGGAGTTCATCGGCCGGGCCGCGGACATGGCGGAGACGTGGGCACGCGAGGGCCTCGCCACCGCCATGAACCGCTTCAACCGCAAGGCCTGA
- a CDS encoding 50S ribosomal protein L25/general stress protein Ctc gives MSVDKSTLEAKSREGAGKGAARKLRGQGLVPAVVYGKHLQAPVHVAVDPKSIRQSINTPHKFNTLITLKLDGASHQVLLKDYQMDPVTREVLHADFIAVKDNEQVKVNVPLVLTGKAIGTADGGLLTQARRELEVWALPQAIPEKIEADVTHLKIAMALHINDIKLPQGVSVKTNVNYTLAVVSAPEREEAPQAAAAAAAPAAGAAAAPAAAKGGEAKAGEAKAGDAKAAAGQAKAPAKK, from the coding sequence ATGTCTGTCGACAAGAGCACCCTCGAAGCCAAGAGCCGTGAGGGCGCCGGCAAGGGCGCGGCCCGCAAGCTGCGCGGCCAGGGCCTGGTTCCCGCGGTCGTCTACGGCAAGCACCTGCAGGCGCCGGTGCACGTGGCGGTGGACCCGAAGTCCATCCGCCAGTCCATCAACACCCCGCACAAGTTCAACACCCTGATCACCCTCAAGCTGGACGGCGCTTCCCATCAGGTCCTCCTGAAGGACTACCAGATGGATCCCGTCACCCGCGAGGTGCTCCACGCCGACTTCATCGCGGTGAAGGACAACGAGCAGGTGAAGGTGAACGTGCCGCTGGTGCTCACCGGCAAGGCGATCGGCACCGCGGACGGTGGTCTGCTCACCCAGGCCCGCCGCGAGCTCGAGGTGTGGGCGCTGCCGCAGGCCATCCCGGAGAAGATCGAGGCGGACGTCACCCACCTCAAGATCGCCATGGCGCTCCACATCAACGACATCAAGCTCCCCCAGGGCGTGTCGGTGAAGACGAACGTCAACTACACGCTGGCCGTGGTCTCCGCGCCCGAGCGCGAGGAGGCTCCGCAGGCTGCTGCTGCGGCGGCGGCTCCGGCGGCGGGTGCGGCCGCGGCTCCGGCGGCGGCCAAGGGCGGCGAGGCCAAGGCGGGCGAGGCCAAGGCGGGCGATGCCAAGGCGGCAGCCGGCCAGGCCAAGGCCCCGGCGAAGAAGTAA
- a CDS encoding ribose-phosphate pyrophosphokinase, with product MPPAHDFKVFSGSSNPGLAHRICDYLKRPLGKATVGRFSDGEIHVEIGENVRGQDVFIIQSTCPPANDHLMELLIICDALKRASAGSINAVMPYYGYARQDRKVAPRTPITAKLIADMLEVAGVTRVVSMDMHAGQIQGFFNIPSDHLYGSPVFLEDLRKRFPDTQDLVIVSPDAGGVERARAYSKRLNTGLAIIDKRRPRPNSSEVMNLIGDVKGKDAVLVDDMVDTAGTLAQAAAALKDKGARRVVAYAVHPILSGPAIQRITDSVLEEVVFTDTVPLAPAALECPKIKVLTTEKLFGEAIARIHRADSLSSLFV from the coding sequence ATGCCGCCCGCCCATGACTTCAAGGTGTTCTCGGGCAGCTCCAATCCGGGGCTGGCCCATAGGATCTGCGACTATCTGAAGAGGCCCCTGGGCAAGGCAACCGTGGGGCGGTTCTCGGATGGGGAGATCCACGTCGAGATCGGCGAGAACGTCCGTGGACAGGACGTGTTCATCATCCAGTCCACCTGCCCGCCGGCCAATGATCACCTGATGGAGCTGCTCATCATCTGCGACGCCCTCAAGCGGGCGAGCGCGGGCTCCATCAACGCGGTGATGCCCTACTACGGCTACGCCCGGCAGGACCGGAAGGTGGCCCCGCGCACGCCCATCACCGCCAAGCTGATCGCGGACATGCTCGAGGTGGCCGGCGTCACCCGCGTGGTGTCCATGGACATGCACGCCGGGCAGATCCAGGGCTTCTTCAACATCCCCTCGGATCACCTGTACGGCTCGCCGGTGTTCCTCGAGGATCTGCGCAAGCGCTTCCCGGACACGCAGGACCTGGTGATCGTCTCGCCGGACGCGGGCGGCGTGGAGCGCGCGCGCGCCTACTCGAAGCGGCTGAACACGGGCCTGGCCATCATCGACAAGCGGCGCCCGCGGCCCAACTCCTCCGAGGTGATGAACCTCATCGGTGACGTGAAGGGCAAGGACGCCGTGCTGGTGGACGACATGGTGGACACCGCCGGCACGCTGGCCCAGGCGGCCGCCGCCTTGAAGGACAAGGGAGCGCGCCGGGTGGTGGCCTACGCCGTCCACCCCATCCTCTCGGGGCCCGCCATCCAGCGCATCACCGACTCGGTGCTGGAGGAGGTGGTGTTCACCGACACCGTGCCGCTGGCGCCCGCGGCCCTGGAGTGCCCGAAGATCAAGGTCCTCACCACGGAGAAGCTGTTCGGCGAGGCCATTGCCCGCATCCACCGGGCCGACTCGCTCAGCTCCCTGTTCGTCTAG
- the spoVG gene encoding septation regulator SpoVG, protein MNITDVRVFPVAEDKLKAYVTITLDHCFVIRDLKVIHGASGLFIAMPAKKRKDGTYKDIAHPLNADTRSEMERIILHEYEKQTAMGGVHMHNVMAAAEAD, encoded by the coding sequence ATGAACATCACCGACGTCAGGGTGTTTCCCGTCGCAGAGGACAAGCTGAAGGCCTATGTGACAATCACCCTGGATCACTGCTTCGTCATCCGCGACCTCAAGGTCATCCACGGCGCTTCCGGGCTCTTCATCGCGATGCCCGCCAAGAAGCGCAAGGATGGCACCTACAAGGACATCGCCCATCCCCTCAATGCGGACACCCGCAGCGAGATGGAGCGCATCATCCTTCACGAGTACGAGAAACAGACGGCCATGGGAGGGGTCCACATGCACAATGTCATGGCGGCCGCCGAGGCCGACTAA
- a CDS encoding DUF5658 family protein, with the protein MAATVQTVQQQERSFWAGLGSFYLSPASVALLVLNLLDGLFTLTFLQLDVAEELNPLMRVAYESSPLVFMVSKLIIVNAGLTLLCLHRTLRASRLAIRAGALIYAIINVYHLAFLAHLVRHWPHLA; encoded by the coding sequence GTGGCGGCGACGGTACAGACGGTACAACAGCAGGAGCGGAGTTTCTGGGCGGGGCTGGGGTCCTTCTACCTCTCGCCGGCATCGGTGGCCCTGCTGGTGCTCAACCTGCTGGATGGGCTCTTCACCCTGACGTTCCTCCAGCTGGACGTGGCCGAGGAGCTCAACCCGCTGATGCGGGTAGCCTACGAGAGTTCCCCTCTGGTCTTCATGGTCTCCAAGCTCATCATCGTGAACGCGGGGCTGACGCTGCTGTGCCTGCACCGCACCCTGCGCGCCAGCCGGCTGGCCATCCGAGCAGGCGCCCTCATCTACGCCATCATCAACGTGTACCACCTGGCATTTCTGGCCCACCTGGTACGCCACTGGCCCCACCTCGCATGA
- a CDS encoding thymidine kinase, with amino-acid sequence MHQFPKDIGWIEVICGSMFSGKTEELIRRVKRAVYGKQRVQVFKPKIDDRYDETQVVSHSQLKLVSTPIERAEEIFYHLSPETQVIGIDEVQFFGPEVVQVCEALANKGLRVICAGLDQDYQGRPFEPMPQLLAVAEYVTKELAICVVCGNPANRSQRLEARGERVVVGAAGAYEARCRKCHVAEAAEATPPQTLKLFD; translated from the coding sequence GTGCACCAATTCCCCAAAGATATCGGGTGGATAGAGGTCATCTGCGGCTCGATGTTCTCCGGCAAGACGGAGGAGTTGATCCGCCGCGTGAAGCGCGCCGTGTACGGCAAGCAGCGCGTCCAGGTCTTCAAGCCGAAGATCGATGACCGCTATGACGAGACCCAGGTGGTCAGCCACTCCCAGCTCAAGCTGGTGTCCACGCCGATCGAGCGGGCTGAAGAAATTTTCTACCATCTGTCGCCTGAGACACAGGTGATCGGTATCGACGAGGTGCAGTTCTTCGGGCCCGAGGTGGTGCAGGTGTGCGAGGCGCTGGCCAACAAGGGGCTGCGCGTCATCTGCGCGGGGCTGGATCAGGACTACCAGGGGCGGCCCTTCGAGCCGATGCCGCAGCTGCTGGCGGTGGCTGAGTACGTGACGAAGGAGCTGGCCATCTGTGTGGTGTGCGGCAATCCGGCCAACCGCTCGCAGCGGCTGGAGGCTCGGGGCGAGCGGGTGGTGGTGGGGGCGGCGGGGGCCTACGAGGCGCGCTGCCGCAAGTGCCACGTGGCGGAGGCCGCCGAGGCCACGCCGCCGCAGACGCTGAAGCTGTTCGACTGA
- a CDS encoding uracil phosphoribosyltransferase has product MRDTLYANVPFRLNEISHRYGPQVHLVGNPFLLSQLATLCAKGTVQPQINRLVELLYADLVKTVINAEFPRKMVAIPTRMVDSTPQGIFQGEVIDAHTRVVTVNIARAGTLPSQVTYDLLNVTVDPTLVRQDHIIMSRMIDAEHMVVGSNIGGAKIGGDVDDAIVLFPDPMGATGGSLSTAISLYKNKVPGKPRRIITLNLIVTPEYLRRLTTEHPDVTIYALRLDRGLSPPEVFGTEPGTHWDKERGLDERQYIVPGGGGFGEIMNNAYV; this is encoded by the coding sequence ATGCGCGACACTCTCTATGCGAACGTCCCGTTCCGGTTGAACGAGATCTCCCACCGGTATGGCCCGCAGGTTCACCTGGTGGGAAATCCTTTTCTCCTCTCGCAGCTGGCGACGCTGTGCGCCAAGGGGACGGTGCAGCCGCAGATCAACCGCCTGGTGGAGCTGCTGTACGCGGATCTGGTGAAGACGGTCATCAACGCGGAGTTCCCGCGGAAGATGGTGGCCATCCCCACGCGGATGGTGGACTCGACGCCGCAGGGCATCTTCCAGGGCGAGGTCATCGACGCGCACACGCGCGTGGTGACGGTGAACATCGCCCGGGCGGGCACGCTGCCCTCGCAGGTGACGTACGACCTGCTGAACGTGACGGTGGATCCGACGCTGGTGCGGCAGGACCACATCATCATGAGCCGGATGATCGACGCCGAGCACATGGTGGTGGGCTCGAACATCGGCGGGGCGAAGATCGGCGGGGACGTGGACGACGCCATCGTGCTGTTCCCGGACCCGATGGGGGCGACGGGGGGCAGCCTGTCGACGGCCATCTCGCTCTACAAGAACAAGGTGCCGGGCAAGCCTCGGCGGATCATCACGCTGAACCTGATCGTCACACCGGAGTACCTGCGGCGGCTGACGACGGAGCACCCGGACGTGACGATCTACGCGCTCCGGCTGGACCGGGGGCTGTCTCCGCCGGAGGTGTTCGGCACGGAGCCGGGGACGCACTGGGACAAGGAGCGGGGGCTGGACGAGCGGCAGTACATCGTTCCCGGAGGCGGCGGCTTCGGGGAGATCATGAACAACGCGTACGTGTAG
- the hpt gene encoding hypoxanthine phosphoribosyltransferase, with protein sequence MAFYESDVGTLIDEKKVQARVRELGAEITRDYQGKDLTLVCVLKGSTFFAMDLARAIDLPLTMEFLGVSSYQGGTETTGEVRITTDVSKPMAGKHLLVIEDIIDTGLTMSFLLENLRARHPASLKVASLLEKPSRARTKVQIDYKGFVIDDVFVVGYGLDYAEKYRNLPFIGVMKGK encoded by the coding sequence GTGGCTTTCTACGAGAGCGATGTCGGGACGCTGATCGACGAGAAGAAGGTCCAGGCGCGGGTGCGCGAGCTGGGCGCGGAGATCACCCGGGACTACCAGGGCAAGGATCTGACGTTGGTGTGCGTGCTGAAGGGCTCCACGTTCTTCGCGATGGACCTGGCGCGCGCCATCGATCTGCCGCTGACGATGGAGTTCCTGGGGGTGTCCTCGTACCAGGGCGGGACGGAGACGACGGGCGAGGTGCGCATCACCACGGACGTGAGCAAGCCGATGGCGGGCAAGCACCTGCTGGTCATCGAGGACATCATCGACACGGGGCTGACGATGAGCTTCCTGCTCGAGAACCTGCGGGCGCGCCACCCGGCGTCCTTGAAGGTGGCCTCGCTGCTGGAGAAGCCGTCGCGGGCCCGGACGAAGGTCCAGATCGACTACAAGGGCTTCGTCATCGACGACGTGTTCGTCGTGGGCTACGGGCTGGACTACGCGGAGAAGTACCGGAACCTGCCCTTCATCGGCGTGATGAAGGGCAAGTAG
- a CDS encoding ribonucleotide-diphosphate reductase subunit beta translates to MLLDPGMNLTLRPMAYPAFFEMYRNAIKNTWTVEEVDFSTDLVDLRSKMTDAERHLIHRLVAFFATGDSIVGNNLVLNLYKHVNAPEARMYLSRQLFEEALHVQFYLTLLDTYVPDPADRAKAFAAIDNIPSIRRKAQFCLKWMDSINDLKELKTKEDRRRFLLNLICFAGCIEGLFFFAAFAYVYFLRNKGLLNGLAAGTNWVFRDESAHMAFAFETIKVALQEEPDLFDAQMRSDVEEMLREAVECETLFAQDLLSGGVAGLSAQEMRQYLEYVADQRLTMLGLAPIFHVKNPLSFMDLQDVQELTNFFERRVSAYQVGVGVGAANDVVLDAAF, encoded by the coding sequence ATGCTGCTGGACCCCGGGATGAACCTCACGCTGCGCCCGATGGCCTATCCGGCCTTCTTCGAGATGTACCGGAACGCCATCAAGAACACGTGGACGGTGGAGGAGGTGGACTTCTCCACGGACCTGGTGGACCTGCGCAGCAAGATGACGGACGCGGAGCGGCACCTGATCCACCGTCTGGTGGCGTTCTTCGCGACGGGCGACTCCATCGTCGGGAACAACCTGGTGTTGAACCTCTACAAGCACGTGAACGCGCCCGAGGCGCGCATGTACCTGTCGCGCCAGCTCTTCGAGGAGGCGCTGCACGTGCAGTTCTACCTGACGCTGCTGGACACGTACGTGCCGGATCCGGCGGACCGGGCCAAGGCGTTCGCGGCGATCGACAACATCCCCTCCATCCGGCGCAAGGCACAGTTCTGCCTCAAGTGGATGGACTCCATCAACGACCTGAAGGAGCTGAAGACGAAGGAGGATCGGCGTCGGTTCCTGCTGAACCTGATCTGCTTCGCGGGGTGCATCGAGGGGCTCTTCTTCTTCGCGGCGTTCGCGTACGTGTACTTCCTGCGGAACAAGGGGCTGCTGAACGGGCTGGCGGCGGGGACGAACTGGGTGTTCCGGGACGAGAGCGCGCACATGGCGTTCGCGTTCGAGACGATCAAGGTGGCGCTGCAGGAGGAGCCGGACCTGTTCGACGCGCAGATGCGCTCGGACGTGGAGGAGATGCTCCGCGAGGCGGTGGAGTGCGAGACGCTGTTCGCGCAGGACCTGCTGAGCGGCGGCGTGGCGGGGCTGTCAGCGCAGGAGATGCGGCAGTACCTGGAGTACGTGGCGGACCAGCGGCTGACGATGCTGGGCCTGGCGCCGATCTTCCACGTGAAGAACCCGCTGTCCTTCATGGACCTGCAGGACGTGCAGGAGCTCACCAACTTCTTCGAGCGTCGCGTGAGCGCCTACCAGGTGGGCGTGGGCGTGGGCGCCGCCAACGACGTGGTGCTCGACGCCGCGTTCTGA